One genomic region from Branchiostoma lanceolatum isolate klBraLanc5 chromosome 7, klBraLanc5.hap2, whole genome shotgun sequence encodes:
- the LOC136438277 gene encoding kelch repeat and BTB domain-containing protein 8-like: protein MPPSPLTDITSVSKDVDVFLFGGILSYIYSGTLHVSLDKVQPLYQAADLLQLDYVRDTCSSYMAMNVERSTCVDLYKFAEVFSMDSVRNHCLQCISKHFVEVASSEEFCSLSVNQLTEIISHDELDVQEETIVWEAVVRWVQHSREGRLHHLPSILPHIRFNLLTSDDTAAILEHILVREDPGSSKVIREIIRKGKQSLKPRLGMTTEMIFLANVANDEILFMNPREGKYISCMCEDFPDFLAITVTNNNDMYILENDREDISSQLCRYTNELSMFKYNHTENEWDHAGMSSLPASDGKKFLAEVDRVLYYVDADQKEGSALVRVRKHNRHLDQWQECSPLQLDGSMDFCVALSCGSFIYLLMKSALHRYDPSLDCWCERTPPNLMGDSSRFTAVAIGTEIFCTDRDFTQTMVYDSELDCWQKLQGWSNPGNLRMNLPPSLFVLENQLHIYFDIYDSEQRPSIHYFVYVYDRSADAWRDLKATLPDKEYYAHGPPCPVVRLYLPYLKGAQIHITSYISQEKCAG from the exons atgcccccctccccacttactGATATAACTTcggtgtcaaag GATGTAGATGTATTCTTGTTTGGTGGgatcctgagttacatctactcgggaaccctccatgtttccctggacaaagtgcagcccctgtaccaggcagccgacctcctccaactggactatgtgagagacacctgcagcagctacatggccaTGAACGTGGAGCGCTCCACCTGTgtggacctgtacaagtttgctgaGGTCTTCTCTATGGATAGTGTTCGGAACCATTGTCTACAGTGTATCTCTAAGCACTTTGTGGAG GTTGCCTCCAGTgaggagttctgcagcctgagtgtgaatcagctgactgagatcatcagccacgatgagctggatgttCAAGAGGAGACAATagtgtgggaggctgtggtgagatgggtgcagcacagcagggagggCAG ACTGcaccacctacccagcatccttcctcacatccgcttcaacctgctgacctcagatgacacggcagccatcttggaacacATCCTGGTCAGGGAGGATCCTGGGAGTTCGAAAGTCATCAGAGAGATCATCAGGAAGGGGAAGCAGAGCCTGAAGCCGAGGCTTGGGATGACCACGGAAATGATATTTCTAGCCAATGTAGC GAACGATGAGATCCTCTTCATGAACCCGCGGGAAGGGAAGTACATCAGCTGTATGTGTGAAGACTTTCCTGATTTTTTAGCCATAACAGTCACcaataataatgatatgtaCATATTGGAGAATGACCGAGAGGATATCTCTAGTCAGTTGTGCAGGTACACGAATGAGTTGTCCATGTTTAAGTACAACCATACCGAGAATGAGTGGGATCACGCCGGTATGTCCTCATTACCTGCATCTGACGGGAAAAAATTCCTTGCTGAAGTTGATAGGGTTTTATATTACGTTGATGCTGATCAAAAAGAAGGCAGTGCATTGGTGCGAGTGAGAAAGCACAACCGGCACTTGGACCAATGGCAGGAATGTTCACCGCTGCAACTTGATGGATCTATGGATTTCTGCGTCGCCTTGTCCTGTGGTTCTTTCATCTATCTCCTCATGAAGTCAGCACTGCATCGCTACGACCCGAGCCTGGACTGTTGGTGTGAGCGGACCCCACCGAATCTTATGGGTGATTCTTCACGTTTCACAGCTGTTGCCATTGGAACAGAGATTTTCTGCACAGACAGGGATTTTACCCAGACCATGGTGTACGATTCAGAGTTAGACTGCTGGCAGAAACTGCAAGGCTGGTCGAACCCAGGAAACCTTCGTATGAATCTACCCCCGAGTCTTTTCGTACTAGAGAACCAGCTGCATATATATTTCGACATCTATGACTCTGAACAAAGGCCATCAATACACTATTTCGTATATGTGTATGACAGATCTGCTGATGCCTGGAGAGACTTGAAAGCCACACTGCCTGATAAGGAGTATTATGCACATGGTCCTCCTTGCCCTGTGGTGCGTTTGTACCTACCATATCTTAAGGGGGCACAAATACACATCACTTCTTATATTTCTCAGGAAAAATGTGCAGGGTAG
- the LOC136438278 gene encoding adducin-related protein 1-like has translation MPVGRDNLILLDQSALQKDFIKEQKDRTDTSHQWKTGQLEFEALMRSMDNAGHETGYIYHQPMMRDLPGTESNNNETTNPPFASKFTTTITKDQLKTAQKQTVPTVVKSGKEEHAKTHEKPIEGFPSRHPRNKQNTPTSTFPPKTSRKRKTGVPIQPTPRTPGDCSKPKRYTPPVPTPKRRQKKIKVKDCSVLLTNFNSTPQQMTATTSITHHTHQTANTTYTTQPHTTNPQGLGFLFNNQQVQQHTQQNTQFQITDYVPLPINQQQYLLYTGQQHPYHTDQIQHLPVPPTLSSANLMATCTPMMMIGPTTTSYGDMYNLPTRQQPPVNIVYVTKETSIKYG, from the exons ATGCCTGTGGGACGAGATAACCTGATTCTTCTGGACCAATCAGCATTGCAGAAGGATTTCATCAAAGAGCAGAAAGACAGAACAGACACGTCACACCAATGGAAAACGGGACAACTAGAGTTTGAAGCACTAATGAGATCGATGGACAACGCA GGCCACGAGACTGGATACATCTACCACCAACCAATGATGCGAGACTTGCCAGGCACAGAAAGCAACAATAATGAGACCACCAATCCTCCATTCGCCTCAAAAttcacaacaacaataacaaag GACCAGCTAAAGACGGCACAGAAACAAACCGTCCCGACAGTAGTCAAGTCTGGAAAGGAGGAACACGCAAAGACACATGAGAAACCCATAGAAG GATTTCCATCGAGACACCCACGAAACAAACAGAACACTCCAACAAGTACATTCCCACCAAAGACCAGTCGCAAAAGAAAGACAG GTGTGCCAATCCAACCAACACCGAGAACACCAGGAGACTGCAGCAAACCTAAACGATACACTCCACCG GTCCCCACACccaaaagaagacagaaaaaaattaaagtgaaAGACTGTTCCGTGCTCTTGACAAACTTCAACTCCACTCCACAACAG ATGACAGCGACAACTTCCATAACTCATCACACTCATCAAACAGCCAACACTACTTACACAACACAACCACACACCACAAACCCACAAGGCCTAGGATTCCTGTTCAACAACCAACAAGTtcaacaacacacacaacagaacacacagtTCCAGATCACTGACTATGTCCCACTACCTATCAACCAACAACAGTACCTCCTCTACACCGGGCAACAACACCCATACCACACTGATCAGATCCAGCACCTACCAGTACCACCAACTCTATCATCAGCAAATCTAATGGCCACGTGCACCCCCATGATGATGATCGGACCAACCACCACATCTTATGGCGACATGTACAACTTACCAACACGACAGCAACCACCAGTCAACATAG TGTATGTTACCAAAGAAACTTCCATAAAGTATGGATAA